A stretch of the Sphingobacterium thalpophilum genome encodes the following:
- a CDS encoding family 78 glycoside hydrolase catalytic domain, which yields MGEVQTNDDRLKYWIGIVHFWSILLLIVFASGPALAQLSFDRVLVNGRVNPLGIHTNKPQFSWRLKSSQNNVFQTAYRIRVEDIMQDKPRLVWDSGWQNTDQSLYIAYTGKALHAGHYYRYWIEAKDNLGNHAQSEKGLFLVGLLQPEDWGVGQWIAKDTLPKAMVNPLPLSSSKFRVDQAFDLPVFRKTFKIKRKLLRSTAFISGLGHYELLLNGKKAENTFLQPGWSKYDKEALYVALDVTNLLHPGENSIGILLGNGFYYIPPVKGRYQKHKVAFGLPKVKMKLVNHYADGSEEVVVTDRSWKVHRSPITFSGMYGGEDYDGHVLASNWSDVEFDDQRWSSALEVDGPALVGQEAEPLRVMQEFSPIRSFKNRKNGNTVYDFGQNASGIVSIKLEGNRGDTVRIYPAELLTADSAANQKATGSPYYYQYVLEKDGTAEWQPRFTYYGFRFAEVVLRPQRGGSIRLKEIKALHIRNGAETVGSFHSSDSLFNQIHQLIKWAINSNMVSVFTDCPHREKLGWLEQLHLMGPSVQYNYDVERLFSKSLRDMRLSQTATGLVPEIAPEYVQFDWGGDMFRDSPEWGSSSIILAWYAYRWYGNSAFLRDNYHMMTRYIEYLGTKAKDYILTQGLGDWYDLGPERPGVSQLTTPGITATAIYFYDLKLMVEIATLLGKEADAAKFEALQAAVYKAFNQRFYRPQEHSYGSGSQTALAMPLYVGLVPKAEEQAVFERLVATVCQNDTALTAGDIGHRYLLQVLQTKKRNDLIFAMHHRDDRPGYGYQIRKGATALTESWAALPNVSNNHFMLGHLMEWFHTGLGGIRQESGSIAFKNFRIEPQMLDAVKDCAVSFRSPYGQIYFKRIGTTDNYQLEVPVNSSCTLVLPQGAYLVNGKPVDGHASAQNDHQIEMKFGSGKYTVIKMMGR from the coding sequence ATGGGAGAAGTACAGACGAATGACGATAGATTGAAGTATTGGATAGGCATAGTCCATTTCTGGTCTATCTTGCTGCTAATTGTTTTTGCCAGCGGCCCCGCTCTGGCGCAGTTGTCATTTGACCGCGTTCTCGTCAATGGACGGGTGAATCCTTTAGGAATTCATACAAACAAACCGCAGTTTAGCTGGCGATTAAAGAGTAGCCAGAACAATGTGTTCCAAACGGCTTACCGGATTCGGGTAGAGGATATTATGCAGGACAAGCCACGGCTTGTCTGGGATTCAGGCTGGCAAAATACAGACCAGTCCTTATATATCGCCTATACTGGAAAAGCTTTGCACGCGGGTCATTATTATCGGTATTGGATAGAAGCCAAGGATAATTTGGGGAATCATGCCCAAAGTGAAAAAGGCTTGTTTTTAGTTGGACTGTTGCAGCCGGAAGATTGGGGAGTAGGCCAATGGATTGCCAAGGATACCCTGCCAAAAGCGATGGTAAATCCTTTGCCGCTCAGTTCCAGTAAATTTAGGGTGGATCAGGCGTTTGATCTTCCTGTCTTTCGTAAGACATTTAAGATAAAGAGAAAGCTGCTGCGATCGACCGCTTTTATTTCGGGTCTTGGGCATTATGAGTTATTGTTAAATGGGAAGAAGGCTGAAAATACCTTTTTGCAGCCCGGATGGAGCAAATACGATAAGGAGGCTTTATATGTTGCGCTGGATGTCACGAACCTCCTTCATCCAGGGGAAAACAGCATCGGGATTCTACTGGGAAATGGCTTTTATTATATTCCTCCGGTCAAGGGGCGATATCAGAAGCATAAGGTTGCTTTTGGACTTCCTAAGGTTAAAATGAAATTGGTCAATCATTATGCCGATGGTAGTGAGGAGGTCGTGGTAACAGACCGGAGCTGGAAAGTGCATCGTTCACCCATTACCTTTTCCGGCATGTATGGGGGCGAAGATTATGATGGACATGTGCTGGCTTCCAACTGGTCTGACGTAGAATTTGATGATCAACGCTGGTCATCAGCCCTGGAAGTGGACGGCCCGGCTCTGGTAGGACAAGAAGCCGAGCCGCTGCGTGTCATGCAGGAGTTTTCACCGATTCGGTCTTTTAAGAACCGAAAGAACGGGAATACCGTGTATGATTTTGGACAGAACGCCTCGGGGATTGTTTCCATAAAATTGGAAGGTAACCGCGGAGATACAGTACGCATTTATCCCGCAGAGCTGCTCACCGCAGATAGTGCGGCCAATCAGAAGGCAACAGGAAGCCCATACTACTATCAGTATGTTCTTGAAAAAGACGGTACTGCGGAATGGCAGCCCCGATTTACCTATTATGGATTCCGTTTCGCTGAAGTTGTTCTGCGGCCTCAACGGGGTGGATCTATCCGATTAAAAGAAATTAAAGCCTTACATATCCGGAATGGGGCCGAGACTGTGGGAAGTTTTCATTCCTCAGACAGCTTATTTAATCAGATCCATCAACTGATAAAGTGGGCGATCAATAGCAATATGGTCAGTGTATTTACCGATTGCCCACATCGTGAAAAACTGGGCTGGCTCGAACAGCTTCATTTAATGGGGCCTTCGGTACAGTATAATTATGATGTGGAACGTTTGTTTTCCAAGTCGTTACGCGATATGCGCCTGTCGCAGACGGCAACGGGGCTTGTGCCAGAAATAGCGCCTGAGTACGTTCAGTTTGATTGGGGAGGCGATATGTTCCGAGATTCTCCAGAATGGGGAAGCAGTTCCATTATCCTGGCTTGGTACGCCTACCGTTGGTACGGAAACAGCGCTTTTCTCCGCGATAATTACCATATGATGACCAGGTATATCGAGTATCTGGGAACAAAAGCAAAAGATTATATTTTAACGCAGGGTTTAGGTGACTGGTATGATCTAGGCCCCGAGCGGCCTGGAGTTTCGCAGTTGACCACACCCGGAATTACCGCAACAGCCATTTATTTTTACGATCTGAAACTGATGGTTGAGATCGCTACTTTACTGGGTAAGGAAGCAGATGCTGCGAAATTTGAGGCGCTACAGGCTGCGGTATATAAGGCGTTTAATCAGCGGTTTTATCGCCCACAGGAACATAGCTACGGTTCAGGAAGCCAGACGGCGTTGGCCATGCCGCTGTATGTAGGCCTTGTACCTAAAGCAGAAGAGCAGGCTGTCTTTGAGAGGTTGGTTGCAACAGTTTGCCAGAACGATACCGCATTGACAGCCGGAGATATTGGTCATCGTTACCTTCTGCAGGTGTTGCAGACAAAAAAACGCAATGATTTGATTTTTGCTATGCATCATCGCGATGACAGACCGGGATATGGATACCAGATCCGGAAAGGGGCAACAGCGCTGACAGAATCCTGGGCTGCTCTTCCCAATGTATCAAACAATCATTTCATGCTGGGGCACCTGATGGAATGGTTTCATACGGGGCTTGGTGGTATACGACAAGAATCAGGGTCTATAGCCTTTAAAAATTTTCGGATCGAGCCCCAAATGCTGGATGCCGTGAAGGACTGCGCGGTAAGTTTCAGAAGCCCATATGGTCAGATCTATTTTAAACGTATAGGAACCACGGATAACTATCAACTGGAGGTACCTGTCAACAGTAGTTGTACGCTGGTGCTACCTCAAGGAGCGTATTTGGTAAATGGAAAACCTGTGGATGGCCACGCTTCCGCCCAGAATGATCATCAGATTGAAATGAAATTTGGCTCTGGTAAATATACGGTCATTAAAATGATGGGGAGATAG
- a CDS encoding glycosylase: MKRMMLLLSLTLLCWIARGQTSTVSDEEMKRIYEEVKTPYKYGLVLVPQNSGELMDCPTLYKEGKYWYMTYIVFDGNGYETWLAQSTDLLNWKILGKQMATGKDGSWDARQRAGYNALVDTEWGGKYRLKKYAGKYWMSYFGGSTAGYEPEPLAIGMAYTSEKPVQPVLWRRLPAPVLSSRDSDASWWENRNKLFKSYVIEDSDKNTGHRFVMYYNAVGDSLANNKPTRWYERIGMAVSDDMKNWKRFKVDPVVHHPVGITGDPMIQRINNTWVMFYFGAFWKDRKGAFNRFAASKDLIHWTDWEGDNLIESSKDFDQQYAHKSFVLKAQGVVYHFYCAVDSKGNRGIALATSRDLGRSAVHF, translated from the coding sequence ATGAAAAGAATGATGCTATTGCTATCCTTAACGTTGCTCTGCTGGATAGCAAGGGGACAGACATCGACTGTCTCTGACGAGGAAATGAAAAGAATTTATGAAGAAGTAAAGACTCCTTATAAGTATGGGTTGGTATTGGTTCCGCAAAACAGCGGTGAGTTGATGGACTGTCCAACCTTATACAAAGAAGGGAAGTATTGGTATATGACCTATATTGTTTTCGATGGAAACGGCTATGAGACCTGGTTGGCACAAAGTACAGATTTATTAAACTGGAAAATCCTAGGTAAGCAAATGGCGACAGGCAAGGATGGCAGCTGGGATGCGAGACAGCGGGCGGGCTATAATGCACTTGTTGATACAGAATGGGGTGGCAAATATAGGCTCAAAAAATATGCTGGAAAATACTGGATGTCTTATTTCGGTGGTTCGACAGCGGGCTATGAACCGGAACCTTTGGCCATCGGAATGGCCTATACCAGTGAAAAGCCGGTCCAGCCTGTCCTGTGGCGACGCCTACCGGCACCTGTTTTGAGTAGCAGGGATTCCGACGCCTCCTGGTGGGAAAACAGGAACAAGTTATTCAAAAGTTATGTCATTGAGGACAGCGATAAAAACACGGGACATCGTTTTGTAATGTATTACAATGCCGTGGGCGATTCTTTAGCGAACAATAAGCCTACACGGTGGTACGAGCGGATCGGTATGGCGGTATCAGATGATATGAAGAACTGGAAGCGATTCAAGGTGGATCCTGTTGTGCATCATCCGGTGGGCATCACTGGCGACCCGATGATTCAGCGTATCAACAATACATGGGTGATGTTCTATTTTGGTGCATTCTGGAAAGACCGTAAAGGCGCGTTCAACCGCTTCGCCGCGTCTAAAGATTTGATCCACTGGACCGACTGGGAAGGAGATAATCTGATTGAATCCAGTAAAGATTTTGATCAGCAATATGCGCATAAGTCGTTTGTGCTTAAAGCGCAGGGTGTTGTTTATCATTTTTATTGTGCAGTGGATAGCAAGGGCAATCGCGGTATCGCTTTAGCAACCTCCCGAGATCTGGGGCGGAGTGCTGTACATTTTTAA
- a CDS encoding glycoside hydrolase family 2 TIM barrel-domain containing protein gives MNLHYFVSVLFLLQLHLSFGQGRTKVRFNENWHFTLHDQLEYRLDDKDAQDWELVELPHDWSIKADFGAAYPAGNAGGALLGGIGWYSREFQLPTSDKGKCIQLHFGGIYRYAELWINGVYLGKIPNGYLSFTVDLTPHLKYGNQNNRIAVRVDNSKQPNSRWYTGSGIYRDVYLIKTSPVYLNESETFISTPEVRGTLGALKVQSKLSSITAAKGSSYGKKYQLTVWDPHGNLLLTKTGTAQNGNIDETVSVDKLMHWSPEAPNLYRVQLALLNRNNKVDDHIERKIGFRTFRFDAKMGFYLNGKPLKILGVCMHHDLGALGAAFNKSAAKRQLLMMKEMGANAIRTAHNPPAEELLDLCDEMGILVYNEAFDMWKKRKNKFDYHIDFPTAHLSDLEAFVRRDRNHTSVILWSIGNEIREQFDSTGIALTQEMARLVRFLDPTRPVTAALTENNYAKNFIAQAQALDVLGFNYKHEDYDKLPVEFKDKPLLASETVSALQTRAVYDKLQDTIQFWPASSKDKYVVHGNPDFTVSAYDNVAAYWGTSHEKAWLAVKNRPFLAGTFVWTGFDYLGEPVPYPYPARSSYYGIVDLAGIPKDVYYMYQSEWTDKDVLHLLPHWNWKEGDTVDVWAYYNRADDVELFLNGKSLGTSMKTADQLHAAWKVPFQKGELKAIKRRNGHIVQEATVRTATDAHRVEIVLEHEKYATGESRDLYFVTATLVDKVGQHVLHNDQEIEFIVKGNGKVLGTDNGFQADLRGLHHPKRKTFKGKALGIIQKTDSAPCTVIIRSALGEQTITI, from the coding sequence ATGAATTTACATTATTTTGTTTCCGTTCTTTTTTTGCTGCAGCTGCACCTTAGCTTTGGACAGGGACGTACCAAAGTCCGTTTTAACGAGAATTGGCATTTTACATTACACGACCAGTTGGAATATCGACTGGATGATAAAGATGCGCAGGACTGGGAGCTTGTCGAATTACCACACGACTGGAGTATTAAAGCTGATTTCGGTGCAGCATATCCTGCAGGAAACGCCGGTGGCGCATTACTCGGAGGGATCGGCTGGTATAGTAGGGAATTTCAATTGCCGACAAGCGATAAAGGAAAGTGCATTCAGCTACACTTCGGCGGAATCTATCGCTATGCTGAACTTTGGATCAACGGAGTTTATTTGGGGAAAATACCCAATGGCTATCTGTCATTTACAGTAGATCTGACCCCCCACCTGAAATATGGAAATCAAAACAATCGAATTGCTGTCCGTGTGGATAACAGTAAGCAGCCCAACTCCAGGTGGTATACGGGCTCGGGCATTTACCGTGATGTATATTTGATCAAAACAAGTCCGGTATACCTGAATGAGAGCGAAACATTTATCAGTACACCGGAAGTTCGCGGTACACTTGGGGCTTTAAAGGTGCAATCCAAATTGTCCAGCATAACGGCTGCCAAAGGAAGTTCGTATGGTAAAAAATATCAGCTAACCGTTTGGGATCCACACGGAAATCTCCTCCTAACAAAAACAGGAACAGCACAGAACGGAAACATCGATGAAACAGTGTCAGTGGACAAGCTGATGCACTGGAGTCCCGAGGCGCCTAATTTATATCGTGTTCAATTGGCTCTTTTGAACAGAAATAATAAGGTGGATGATCATATTGAAAGGAAAATCGGCTTTCGGACGTTCCGGTTTGATGCAAAAATGGGTTTTTATCTCAACGGAAAGCCCTTAAAAATCCTGGGCGTGTGTATGCACCATGATCTGGGGGCCCTAGGAGCCGCATTCAATAAGTCAGCAGCCAAACGACAACTTCTGATGATGAAGGAAATGGGCGCCAATGCCATTCGCACGGCACACAATCCTCCGGCGGAGGAACTACTTGATCTCTGTGACGAAATGGGGATACTGGTATATAATGAAGCTTTTGATATGTGGAAAAAACGTAAAAATAAGTTTGATTACCACATCGATTTTCCGACGGCACATCTGAGCGATTTAGAAGCTTTTGTACGCAGAGACCGCAATCATACTTCAGTAATTCTGTGGAGTATCGGAAATGAGATCAGAGAGCAATTTGATTCTACAGGCATAGCCCTTACGCAGGAGATGGCTAGATTGGTCAGGTTCCTGGATCCTACAAGACCCGTCACTGCGGCCCTGACAGAAAATAATTATGCGAAGAATTTTATTGCTCAGGCCCAGGCTTTGGATGTGTTGGGCTTCAATTATAAGCATGAAGATTACGACAAACTACCAGTAGAATTTAAAGATAAGCCTTTGTTAGCTTCGGAGACTGTATCGGCCTTGCAGACTCGAGCTGTCTATGACAAGTTGCAGGACACGATCCAGTTCTGGCCAGCCTCTTCCAAAGACAAATATGTTGTCCATGGCAATCCAGATTTTACGGTATCCGCATACGATAACGTGGCTGCCTATTGGGGTACCAGCCATGAAAAGGCCTGGCTTGCGGTCAAGAACCGTCCTTTCTTGGCCGGAACTTTTGTCTGGACCGGATTTGATTATCTGGGGGAACCGGTGCCCTATCCCTATCCTGCACGGAGTTCTTATTACGGCATTGTGGATCTCGCCGGTATTCCAAAAGATGTCTACTATATGTATCAGTCAGAATGGACCGACAAAGATGTGCTCCATCTTTTGCCGCACTGGAACTGGAAAGAAGGAGATACGGTGGATGTATGGGCCTACTATAATCGGGCAGACGATGTAGAGCTTTTTCTTAACGGAAAAAGCCTGGGGACTTCAATGAAAACAGCGGACCAGTTGCATGCTGCCTGGAAAGTGCCGTTTCAGAAAGGTGAGCTGAAAGCAATAAAAAGACGAAATGGCCATATTGTACAAGAAGCAACCGTCCGAACGGCAACTGATGCCCATCGGGTAGAGATTGTGTTGGAACATGAAAAATATGCTACTGGAGAATCCCGTGATCTTTACTTCGTGACAGCGACTCTGGTTGACAAGGTGGGACAGCACGTGTTGCACAATGACCAAGAAATTGAGTTTATTGTCAAGGGAAATGGGAAAGTGCTCGGAACGGACAATGGTTTTCAGGCAGATTTACGGGGCTTACATCATCCCAAAAGGAAAACATTCAAGGGAAAGGCTTTAGGCATTATTCAAAAAACAGACAGTGCACCATGCACGGTCATTATCCGTTCGGCTTTGGGGGAGCAAACGATAACCATCTAA
- a CDS encoding SusC/RagA family TonB-linked outer membrane protein — MNMNQVNIGKMTLGVATPVVKYPMLILFCSSFALGSPLISNATINAAALQAITVDQIKELKGKITDEQGNPVVGATVSLVNSSLSTSSNVKGEFTLRMTSELGTIKVTSLGFSETVLAVNAGANVNIALKKDDQALEEVVVIGYGTAKRRDLTGAVASVKSDEIMMTPTANVMDALQGKVSGLDITKSSGRAGANVSASLRGNRSISGDNNPLYIIDGIPGDFTSLNPSDIESIDILKDASSTAIYGSAGSNGVIIITTKQGKSGKAIVNFDAYFGYNGFPKYPHGLVGEEYMKLKREAYRGEHDSYPEFANNIFKNPKQLAAFESGKWVDWVDLILKDGIQQNYSFSVNGGNEKTRAFLSVNYNDEEGLIKNDNSKKYAVRANIDHKLSALFKVGANLQYTYKDNNQAAQNIFGNSLTFLPLGDAFDANGNINHIPVDGVTNPLSDQIKDQYKNNILNNYFAGNAYIDFTPVKGLSFRSIFGATMMSQRTGRYFGTQSIANPEAGFKLPAAVIINDRNYNYRWENILNYEFSLQEDHHFAVTGVTSWSKNQAEQAYAGGSGFDLDSYSFHNLSAATTSVIRSSYIGSQSMSYVGRVNYNYQGRYLLSLSSRWDGVSRLSAGNKWDVFPAGAFAWRLSDEQFFASLKNKVSELKLRAGYGITGNSGGVGAYGTQAGGFNAPKPVGFGESTPGPAFILNQQLANKDLGWEKSYSTNIGLDAEFLNRRANLTIDWYHTETKDLLFLRDMPASLGGSWGAPFKMWQNIGATTNRGFELALNTKNIQGDNFNWHSTLTFSTNKERVTSLLDGKDLISSGLFLNHPIRTFYDYKYLGIWQESEAEQAALFNSEPGDIKLATDGTVNEDGTHAYGANDKRILGSAVPKWTGGFQNNFKYQNWDLSIFLTARWGQMLLNNLITRYDPTTGVGNSPDDIDYWTPENPGAYLPRPGLHSSTSGYIGFDALKYVDGSYFKIRNITLGYSLPKNFIKRLSMERFRFYATANNPFIFTKSKLLKYQDPESNGSDNFPLTKQFVIGLNVTF, encoded by the coding sequence ATGAACATGAACCAGGTTAATATCGGAAAAATGACCTTAGGAGTCGCGACTCCCGTTGTAAAATATCCGATGTTAATACTCTTTTGCAGTAGCTTTGCACTCGGAAGCCCGTTGATTTCCAATGCTACAATAAATGCCGCCGCTCTTCAAGCTATTACGGTAGACCAGATAAAAGAACTAAAAGGTAAGATAACAGATGAACAGGGAAACCCTGTTGTTGGTGCCACAGTTTCGCTGGTTAATTCATCGTTGTCCACCTCCTCCAATGTGAAAGGAGAATTTACATTGCGTATGACGAGCGAGCTTGGTACTATCAAAGTCACTTCACTAGGTTTTTCAGAAACGGTCCTGGCAGTAAACGCTGGCGCCAACGTCAATATCGCCTTAAAAAAAGACGATCAGGCACTGGAGGAGGTTGTAGTGATCGGTTATGGTACCGCCAAGCGGCGGGATCTTACAGGAGCGGTAGCTTCGGTGAAATCAGACGAGATTATGATGACACCCACAGCCAATGTCATGGACGCCTTACAGGGAAAAGTTTCGGGTCTGGATATAACCAAATCATCTGGACGGGCAGGAGCTAACGTAAGTGCGAGTTTGCGCGGTAATCGGTCTATCTCTGGTGATAATAACCCCCTTTATATTATCGACGGTATTCCTGGAGATTTTACCAGCTTAAATCCCAGTGATATTGAATCCATAGATATTCTGAAAGATGCTTCATCCACAGCGATTTATGGGTCTGCTGGGTCCAACGGTGTAATCATCATTACGACCAAACAAGGAAAGTCGGGTAAAGCCATTGTGAATTTTGACGCCTACTTTGGCTACAATGGTTTTCCCAAATATCCGCATGGCTTGGTCGGTGAGGAGTACATGAAATTGAAAAGGGAGGCTTATCGCGGAGAACACGACAGCTATCCCGAATTCGCGAACAATATTTTTAAGAATCCCAAGCAACTAGCAGCGTTTGAAAGCGGTAAATGGGTAGACTGGGTGGACTTGATCCTGAAAGATGGAATACAACAGAATTATAGCTTCTCGGTCAATGGCGGTAATGAAAAAACGAGGGCTTTCCTGTCGGTCAACTATAATGATGAAGAAGGCCTGATCAAAAACGATAACAGCAAAAAGTATGCAGTGCGGGCGAATATAGACCACAAGCTTTCAGCGCTATTTAAAGTGGGAGCCAATCTGCAATATACGTATAAGGATAATAACCAGGCCGCTCAAAATATATTCGGTAATAGCCTGACCTTTTTGCCCCTAGGTGATGCCTTCGATGCGAATGGCAATATCAATCATATTCCGGTGGATGGTGTGACCAATCCATTGTCGGATCAGATCAAGGATCAATATAAAAATAATATTCTTAATAACTATTTTGCCGGTAACGCCTACATCGATTTTACCCCGGTTAAAGGGCTATCTTTTCGTTCCATCTTCGGGGCCACTATGATGTCACAACGTACTGGCCGCTATTTTGGTACACAATCCATCGCCAATCCAGAAGCGGGTTTTAAGCTGCCGGCCGCAGTGATTATCAATGACAGAAATTACAACTATCGTTGGGAAAATATTCTGAATTACGAATTCAGTTTGCAAGAAGATCACCATTTTGCGGTGACAGGTGTGACCTCCTGGTCGAAAAATCAGGCAGAGCAGGCCTATGCCGGTGGGTCTGGCTTTGATTTGGATTCATATTCTTTCCATAACCTGAGCGCTGCGACGACTTCAGTTATCCGTTCATCTTATATCGGGTCGCAGTCCATGTCTTATGTGGGACGTGTGAACTATAATTATCAAGGACGGTATTTGTTATCGCTATCGAGTCGCTGGGATGGCGTTTCCAGACTTTCGGCAGGGAATAAGTGGGATGTATTCCCTGCGGGCGCTTTTGCGTGGCGCCTAAGCGATGAACAGTTTTTCGCTTCTTTAAAAAATAAGGTATCGGAATTGAAACTACGGGCAGGTTATGGTATTACGGGCAATTCAGGGGGTGTTGGGGCCTACGGTACACAAGCTGGCGGATTTAATGCCCCTAAGCCTGTGGGCTTTGGTGAAAGTACGCCGGGGCCTGCTTTTATTTTAAATCAGCAATTGGCCAACAAAGATCTGGGCTGGGAAAAATCGTATAGTACCAATATTGGTCTGGATGCCGAGTTTTTAAACCGCAGGGCCAACCTGACCATAGACTGGTATCATACCGAAACCAAAGACCTGCTCTTTTTGCGGGATATGCCAGCATCGTTGGGTGGATCCTGGGGGGCACCATTTAAGATGTGGCAAAATATCGGTGCGACCACGAACAGAGGATTTGAATTGGCCTTAAATACCAAGAACATTCAAGGCGACAACTTTAACTGGCATTCAACATTGACTTTTTCGACCAATAAAGAACGAGTGACCTCATTACTCGACGGAAAGGATTTGATTTCCAGTGGTCTGTTTCTAAATCATCCAATCAGGACTTTCTATGACTACAAGTATTTAGGCATTTGGCAGGAAAGTGAAGCAGAACAAGCTGCGTTGTTTAATTCAGAGCCAGGCGACATCAAACTAGCGACCGATGGTACCGTAAACGAAGATGGTACGCACGCGTATGGAGCGAATGACAAAAGAATTCTTGGTTCGGCCGTTCCGAAATGGACGGGCGGATTCCAGAATAACTTTAAATACCAAAACTGGGATCTGTCGATATTTTTGACGGCCAGATGGGGACAGATGCTGCTCAACAATTTGATTACCCGGTACGATCCGACGACCGGAGTTGGAAATAGCCCGGACGACATCGATTACTGGACGCCCGAAAACCCCGGAGCATATCTTCCAAGGCCAGGGTTGCACTCATCGACAAGTGGCTATATTGGATTTGATGCATTGAAATATGTGGATGGTTCCTATTTTAAAATACGGAATATTACCTTGGGCTACAGCTTGCCAAAGAACTTCATCAAGCGTCTTTCCATGGAGCGTTTCCGTTTTTATGCCACGGCCAACAATCCATTCATTTTTACGAAAAGCAAGCTTTTAAAGTATCAAGATCCTGAATCCAACGGTTCGGATAACTTTCCGTTGACCAAGCAATTTGTAATAGGACTTAATGTGACCTTTTAA
- a CDS encoding RagB/SusD family nutrient uptake outer membrane protein, producing the protein MKINYFNILFCAGLFLSSCSLEEYNPSGVTVDKVAENKAGFDKLVNSCYFDLPRYFYGRNFLLVTEGGTDLWTADLNSNNNQNYLKYASGGSMSIDMAKDYWNGAYDAINYCNIVIGRADQVKDFSSEEEKLAKVSEAHFLRALYYFHLVEQFGPCPLNLTETSAANTAAVRTPVLEIYEKCILPDLRFAAQHLPLSSTEVGRPSQKAALGLLAKACLQTKEYNTNQYMEEALQAAQQVIDNQARYNTRLYSAFMDNFNAANNKKNAEALYQIPYSQEYGSTNVYDHNNDFKRFYCTPTAFGAIQLAGFQTEVGRWSGGTFMPTKYLLDVFKNKDNTLDPRYAISFQTQWLSNVDYSWSRDAIVQFDREEGAVTTGTHLPKGAVAIKIARQGEVGYEEEKKTQFQQKYLWLDLEDVYGADQKVKMKYNRTNQLPGQVDNPFISFYPSLVKFNSGSLISPKANNFTSDAYATVMRLGELYLIAAEASFHLNGANAIAANYINVLRDRVGAPRVIASDLSAQFILDERARELCGEYTRWYDLKRMGKLNRSYLMNTNPDVGQFFKDGVHGLRPIPQGQMDAVSNPNEFLQNNGY; encoded by the coding sequence ATGAAGATAAACTATTTTAACATACTTTTCTGTGCTGGGCTGTTTTTGAGCTCCTGTTCTTTAGAAGAATACAATCCTTCGGGTGTCACCGTCGATAAAGTAGCGGAAAACAAGGCTGGTTTCGACAAGCTGGTCAATAGCTGTTATTTCGATTTGCCGCGTTATTTTTACGGTCGGAACTTCCTGCTCGTCACCGAAGGGGGCACAGATTTGTGGACTGCCGACCTCAATTCGAATAATAATCAAAACTATTTGAAATATGCTTCTGGTGGATCTATGTCCATTGATATGGCCAAGGATTACTGGAATGGAGCCTATGATGCCATCAACTACTGCAATATCGTCATCGGACGTGCTGATCAGGTAAAGGATTTTTCAAGCGAGGAGGAGAAACTTGCGAAAGTTTCAGAAGCCCATTTCTTGAGGGCCTTGTATTATTTCCATTTGGTTGAACAGTTTGGCCCCTGTCCGCTCAACCTCACAGAGACCTCCGCTGCGAATACTGCTGCCGTGCGCACCCCAGTGTTGGAAATATATGAGAAATGTATCCTGCCGGACCTCAGGTTTGCCGCCCAGCACCTGCCGCTAAGCTCTACGGAAGTGGGCAGACCAAGCCAGAAAGCGGCATTGGGGCTACTGGCTAAAGCCTGTCTGCAGACAAAAGAGTATAATACCAACCAATATATGGAGGAGGCCCTGCAGGCAGCACAACAAGTGATCGATAATCAGGCGCGTTATAATACGCGTCTTTACTCCGCCTTTATGGACAATTTCAATGCGGCTAACAACAAAAAGAATGCTGAGGCACTTTATCAAATCCCGTATTCTCAAGAATATGGGTCAACTAATGTATACGATCATAACAATGATTTTAAACGCTTTTACTGCACGCCAACAGCTTTCGGAGCAATACAGTTGGCCGGTTTTCAGACGGAAGTAGGACGTTGGTCGGGAGGAACATTCATGCCGACCAAATATCTGCTTGACGTCTTTAAAAACAAGGACAATACCCTCGATCCACGATATGCTATTTCATTTCAGACACAGTGGCTTTCGAATGTTGATTACAGCTGGAGTAGGGATGCTATTGTTCAGTTTGACCGCGAAGAGGGCGCCGTGACTACAGGTACGCATCTTCCTAAAGGTGCAGTCGCAATAAAAATCGCCCGGCAAGGTGAGGTTGGGTATGAAGAGGAGAAAAAGACACAATTCCAACAAAAATATCTTTGGCTTGATTTGGAAGATGTATATGGAGCTGATCAAAAAGTGAAGATGAAATACAACCGGACAAACCAGCTACCGGGGCAGGTGGACAATCCATTCATAAGCTTTTATCCGTCCTTGGTGAAATTTAATTCAGGCTCGTTGATCAGTCCCAAGGCCAACAATTTTACGAGTGATGCCTATGCAACGGTTATGCGCTTGGGAGAGCTTTACCTCATTGCCGCCGAAGCGTCGTTCCACTTGAACGGTGCGAATGCTATAGCAGCCAATTACATAAATGTCTTACGTGATCGGGTAGGTGCCCCGCGAGTTATTGCTTCGGACCTTTCCGCCCAATTTATACTCGATGAGCGAGCTCGTGAGCTATGCGGGGAATATACGCGTTGGTATGACCTGAAACGGATGGGTAAATTGAATAGATCTTATTTGATGAACACCAATCCGGATGTTGGACAATTTTTTAAAG